In the genome of Kitasatospora cineracea, one region contains:
- a CDS encoding PucR family transcriptional regulator, producing MTASNAGPSGELAVGGPRFGGRPVHLRLLALAPVLAAEVMVRLLDRLPAYHALPPEQLRGEITRQVERGIRAFVEVMRTGVLPGEAELARIRESSARRADEGVPLESVVGAYHLGAQLCAARLLAEADPADLPDVATAQDRLLGYLRVVSCAVAAGYVQERQTALGDEQVSRQALLSRLLEGGDPRAAADRAGIRLPARYLVLSLAIGPHPDESRPGVNRSVVARRKLRRLRTELERHTDGVPLASLAADGGPVLLPDDSPDPAPDRTALAALLDRLARACGADLTAGAATAAPEEVAGAARLAADVRQVAEATGRGPGPHLLDDVLVEYQLSRPGPAREALAALLAPLAGRPELLTTLRAFLACGLDRRRTATRLQIHPNTVDYRLRRTADLTGLDAVRGADLLTLRAAIAAHDTATALP from the coding sequence GTGACCGCGTCCAACGCCGGGCCCTCCGGCGAACTCGCCGTCGGCGGGCCCCGGTTCGGCGGCCGCCCGGTCCACCTGCGGCTGCTCGCGCTGGCGCCCGTGCTGGCCGCCGAGGTGATGGTCCGGCTGCTGGACCGGCTCCCGGCCTACCACGCGCTGCCGCCCGAGCAGTTGCGCGGCGAGATCACCCGTCAGGTCGAGCGCGGCATCCGGGCGTTCGTCGAGGTGATGCGCACCGGCGTGCTGCCCGGCGAGGCCGAACTCGCCCGGATCCGCGAGTCCTCGGCCCGCCGCGCCGACGAGGGCGTGCCGCTGGAGTCCGTGGTCGGCGCCTACCACCTGGGCGCCCAGCTCTGCGCGGCCCGCCTGCTGGCCGAGGCCGACCCCGCCGACCTGCCCGACGTCGCCACCGCCCAGGACCGGCTGCTCGGCTACCTGCGGGTGGTCAGCTGCGCGGTCGCCGCCGGGTACGTGCAGGAGCGGCAGACCGCGCTCGGCGACGAGCAGGTCTCCCGGCAGGCCCTGCTCTCCCGCCTGCTGGAGGGCGGCGACCCGCGGGCCGCCGCCGACCGGGCCGGCATCCGGCTGCCCGCCCGCTACCTGGTGCTCTCGCTGGCGATCGGCCCGCACCCCGACGAGTCCCGCCCCGGCGTCAACCGCTCGGTCGTCGCCCGCCGCAAACTCAGGCGCCTGCGCACCGAGTTGGAGCGCCACACGGACGGGGTGCCGCTGGCCTCGCTGGCCGCCGACGGCGGGCCGGTGCTGCTTCCCGACGACTCCCCCGACCCGGCCCCCGACCGCACCGCGCTGGCCGCCCTGCTCGACCGCCTCGCCCGCGCCTGCGGCGCCGACCTCACCGCCGGGGCCGCCACCGCCGCCCCCGAGGAGGTCGCCGGGGCCGCCCGGCTGGCCGCCGACGTCCGCCAGGTCGCCGAGGCCACCGGCCGCGGCCCCGGCCCGCACCTGCTCGACGACGTCCTGGTCGAGTACCAGCTCAGCCGCCCCGGCCCGGCCCGCGAAGCCCTCGCCGCCCTGCTCGCCCCGCTCGCCGGCCGCCCCGAACTCCTCACCACCCTGCGGGCGTTCCTCGCCTGCGGCCTCGACCGCCGCCGCACCGCCACCCGCCTCCAGATCCACCCCAACACCGTCGACTACCGCCTGCGCCGCACCGCCGACCTCACCGGCCTCGACGCCGTCCGCGGCGCCGACCTGCTCACCCTGCGCGCCGCGATCGCCGCCCACGACACCGCGACGGCCCTGCCCTGA
- a CDS encoding LysE family translocator: MDPHALLLFLGVDVLLVCTPGPDWLYIAARGLGQGRRAALTAVTGVCAGYAVHTLLSAAGLAAALRAVPALLPVLRLAGAGYLVLLAAGMLLALRRGDGGRALAAARPQPVRTVLRQSLLTALLNPKGLLLYLSLVPQFVTPDGPLPVGGQVAALGAVNVLCCAAVYSAVALGAARLGHRFGATPAAARRLSAVSAVLLLAVAGVTATA, from the coding sequence ATGGACCCGCACGCCCTGCTGCTCTTCCTCGGCGTCGACGTGCTGCTGGTCTGCACGCCCGGCCCCGACTGGCTGTACATCGCCGCCCGCGGCCTCGGCCAGGGGCGGCGCGCCGCGCTCACCGCCGTCACCGGCGTCTGCGCGGGCTACGCCGTGCACACCCTGCTCTCCGCCGCCGGACTGGCCGCCGCGCTGCGGGCCGTCCCCGCCCTGCTGCCCGTCCTGCGGCTGGCGGGCGCCGGCTACCTGGTGCTGCTCGCCGCGGGCATGCTGCTGGCCCTGCGCCGAGGCGACGGCGGCCGGGCGCTGGCCGCGGCCCGGCCGCAGCCCGTGCGGACGGTGCTGCGGCAGTCCCTGCTGACCGCGCTGCTCAACCCGAAGGGCCTGCTGCTCTACCTGTCGCTGGTCCCGCAGTTCGTCACCCCGGACGGCCCCCTCCCGGTCGGCGGCCAGGTCGCGGCCCTCGGCGCGGTCAACGTGCTGTGCTGCGCGGCCGTCTACTCGGCGGTGGCCCTGGGCGCGGCCCGCCTCGGCCACCGCTTCGGCGCCACCCCGGCCGCGGCCCGCCGCCTCTCGGCGGTCTCGGCGGTCCTGCTGCTGGCGGTCGCGGGGGTGACGGCGACGGCGTGA
- a CDS encoding Lrp/AsnC family transcriptional regulator, with protein MDRLDRRILHELQQDGRISNADLADRVGLTPSPCLRRVRHLEQQGVIRGYRARLDPTAVGRGFQPFVTVVMRHEDRATVAEFERRVAELPEVVEAHRLFGDPDYLLRVAVADLAAYERFVTDVLSGLPGIAQVHSHLTMKQVKADTGIPVG; from the coding sequence ATGGACCGCCTTGACCGCAGAATCCTCCACGAGCTCCAGCAGGACGGCCGGATCAGCAACGCCGACCTGGCCGACCGGGTCGGCCTGACGCCGTCCCCGTGCCTGCGCCGGGTCCGGCACCTGGAGCAGCAGGGCGTGATCCGCGGCTACCGCGCCCGGCTCGACCCGACCGCCGTCGGCCGCGGCTTCCAGCCCTTCGTCACGGTGGTGATGCGCCACGAGGACCGGGCCACCGTCGCCGAGTTCGAGCGCCGGGTCGCCGAACTGCCGGAGGTGGTCGAGGCGCACCGCCTGTTCGGCGACCCGGACTACCTGCTGCGGGTCGCGGTGGCCGACCTCGCCGCGTACGAGCGCTTCGTCACCGACGTGCTCTCCGGCCTGCCGGGCATCGCGCAGGTGCACTCGCACCTGACGATGAAGCAGGTGAAGGCCGACACCGGCATCCCCGTCGGCTGA
- a CDS encoding antibiotic biosynthesis monooxygenase family protein has translation MIIRIWEAQVAPDRAEDFCARLASTVLPGLGRWDGFLGGELLRACADGDHRVQMITRWRDEEALRAYAGPMWRFRPVWSEGELNELEHPPTVVHFHSLRRIEHVPGKPAAAA, from the coding sequence ATGATCATCCGAATCTGGGAGGCGCAGGTCGCCCCGGACCGGGCCGAGGACTTCTGCGCCAGGCTCGCCTCGACCGTGCTGCCCGGCCTCGGCCGGTGGGACGGCTTCCTCGGCGGCGAACTGCTCCGGGCCTGCGCGGACGGGGACCACCGGGTGCAGATGATCACCCGCTGGCGGGACGAGGAGGCCCTGCGGGCGTACGCGGGCCCGATGTGGCGGTTCCGGCCGGTCTGGTCGGAGGGCGAGCTGAACGAACTGGAGCACCCGCCGACGGTGGTGCACTTCCACTCGCTGCGCCGGATCGAGCACGTCCCCGGGAAGCCCGCGGCCGCGGCCTGA
- a CDS encoding cytochrome P450, producing the protein MAVSVDAAPRGIDLGDPAFWRLPEEARAVAFARLRERPGPVGFTDRATGRRCWALVRHADVAAASRAPEVYLAGQGPSRWVTRALFGDSLLDLDDPRHAELRRTVGRAFPPRPAADAERDLWALAAELVDRVERERPTDFVAAVAAEFPHRALCALLGLPPERLHRTAAPTGGDGPRARLALRLAVSATVRERRRRPTGDLLSALAAPAPDGRGPGTRELAAFCSLLLTHGARTTRDALTRGLHLLTANPAQRALLLADPDAHLGGAVEEIARCAAPFARSHRTVAVDHRLSGIRLAAGDRVLLCHGSANRDEAVFAAPDTFDITRSPNPHLGFGGGGPHFCLGAHLARRHLRILLRELLTRLPEIRATTAPSGAGLGFTF; encoded by the coding sequence ATGGCCGTATCCGTGGACGCCGCCCCGCGCGGCATCGATCTCGGCGACCCCGCGTTCTGGCGGCTCCCCGAGGAGGCGCGGGCGGTGGCGTTCGCCCGCCTGCGCGAGCGCCCCGGCCCGGTCGGGTTCACCGACCGGGCGACGGGGCGGCGCTGCTGGGCGCTGGTCCGGCACGCCGACGTGGCGGCGGCCAGCCGGGCGCCGGAGGTGTACCTGGCGGGGCAGGGGCCGTCCCGCTGGGTGACGCGGGCGCTGTTTGGCGACTCGCTGCTCGACCTGGACGACCCGCGGCACGCCGAACTGCGCCGGACGGTCGGCCGGGCGTTCCCGCCCCGGCCCGCCGCCGACGCCGAGCGGGACCTTTGGGCCCTCGCCGCCGAACTGGTCGACCGGGTGGAACGGGAGCGCCCGACCGACTTCGTGGCCGCCGTCGCCGCCGAGTTCCCGCACCGGGCGCTCTGCGCCCTGCTCGGCCTGCCGCCCGAACGCCTGCACCGGACCGCGGCGCCCACCGGGGGCGACGGCCCGCGGGCCCGGCTGGCCCTCCGGCTGGCGGTCTCCGCCACCGTCCGCGAACGCCGCCGCCGGCCGACCGGCGACCTGCTCTCCGCACTGGCCGCCCCCGCCCCGGACGGCCGCGGCCCCGGCACCCGCGAACTGGCCGCCTTCTGCTCCCTGCTGCTGACCCACGGCGCCCGGACCACCCGCGACGCGCTCACCCGCGGCCTGCACCTGCTCACCGCCAACCCCGCCCAGCGCGCCCTGCTGCTCGCCGACCCGGACGCGCACCTGGGCGGCGCGGTGGAGGAGATCGCCCGCTGCGCCGCCCCGTTCGCCCGCTCCCACCGCACCGTCGCCGTCGACCACCGGCTGTCCGGCATCCGCCTCGCCGCGGGCGACCGGGTGCTGCTCTGCCACGGCTCCGCCAACCGCGACGAAGCGGTCTTCGCCGCCCCCGACACCTTCGACATCACCCGCTCGCCCAACCCCCACCTCGGCTTCGGCGGCGGCGGCCCGCACTTCTGCCTCGGCGCCCACCTGGCCCGCCGGCACCTGCGGATCCTGCTGCGCGAACTGCTCACCCGCCTCCCGGAGATCCGCGCCACCACCGCTCCCTCCGGGGCCGGGCTGGGGTTCACCTTCTGA
- a CDS encoding EI24 domain-containing protein translates to MRDFGAGLRFLFNGQRWVARHGRWWGFGMIPALIALVGYVAVLAVLIVYAGDLAAWATPFADGWSEPWRDVVRTVLAVVAVGAGGLLAMLTFTAVTLLIGEPFYESLSAKVEETEGGGPPEPDVPLWRQLWTAARDSLAVLLRAAAFGIVLFLCGFVPVLGQTVVPVVALCVSGFYLAAELTGTPLQKRGLTQKQRLRLLRSRLPMTLGFGAGLALLFLVPVVTVLAMPGAVAGATLLARELAPYEPEDAPDPEPADDDPEPAHDDRPPYGQPPYGQPSGGQHPYGQNPYGQNPYGQNPYDQQPDGRNPYATDPQV, encoded by the coding sequence ATGCGAGATTTCGGGGCGGGACTGCGGTTCCTGTTCAACGGGCAGCGGTGGGTGGCGCGGCACGGCCGCTGGTGGGGCTTCGGGATGATCCCGGCGCTGATCGCCCTGGTCGGCTACGTGGCCGTGCTGGCGGTGCTGATCGTCTACGCGGGCGACCTGGCCGCCTGGGCGACGCCGTTCGCGGACGGCTGGAGCGAACCGTGGCGCGACGTCGTGCGCACGGTCCTCGCCGTGGTGGCGGTCGGCGCGGGCGGACTGCTGGCGATGCTGACCTTCACGGCGGTGACGCTGCTGATCGGCGAACCGTTCTACGAGTCGCTGTCGGCGAAGGTCGAGGAGACCGAGGGCGGCGGCCCGCCGGAACCGGACGTCCCGCTCTGGCGGCAGCTGTGGACCGCCGCCCGGGACAGCCTCGCGGTGCTGCTGCGGGCGGCCGCGTTCGGGATCGTGCTGTTCCTGTGCGGGTTCGTCCCGGTGCTCGGGCAGACCGTCGTCCCGGTGGTGGCGCTCTGCGTCTCCGGCTTCTACCTGGCCGCCGAACTGACCGGCACGCCGCTGCAGAAGCGCGGCCTGACCCAGAAGCAGCGGCTGCGGCTGCTGCGCTCCCGGCTGCCGATGACGCTCGGCTTCGGCGCCGGCCTGGCCCTGCTGTTCCTGGTCCCGGTCGTGACGGTGCTGGCGATGCCCGGCGCGGTGGCCGGCGCGACCCTGCTGGCCCGCGAACTCGCCCCGTACGAGCCCGAGGACGCGCCGGACCCGGAGCCCGCGGACGACGACCCGGAGCCGGCCCACGACGACCGGCCGCCGTACGGGCAGCCGCCGTATGGGCAGCCGTCGGGCGGGCAGCACCCCTACGGCCAGAACCCGTACGGCCAGAACCCGTACGGCCAGAACCCCTACGACCAGCAGCCCGACGGCCGGAACCCGTACGCCACTGACCCGCAGGTGTGA
- a CDS encoding MFS transporter — MEQRLRAARVATYVYFVLCGTLMGAWVVHIPAIESRVGIGHAALGGLLVLLGLGAFAGMRAAGSLTDRLGARTVVPASGALCAASLVLPGLAPNPWTLAGALLVFGFANGCLDVSMNAHAVHVEQAYGRPVMSGFHATFSVGGVIAAGAAAAAAATGLGPAATLALLGAAGLAVALLTARSLLPGTAAPADGEAVDGKPTGAPAAPADSATPADSAVPADSRATTDRDARRRIRVLAVLALMVMLSEGAANDWSALHLKDVLGAPASTAAFAYGTYAAAMTVGRLLADRFAARHGATAVLRYGAATAALGITVAALTPWVWAAFLGWALFGLGLSGCVPQLFSAAGHADPAAAGANVSRVAGLGYLGMLAGPAVIGWLTHLTALNHAFLLLTLLCATAAASAGILRGAARPAATTDRVPAPAGGGTP, encoded by the coding sequence ATGGAACAACGGCTCCGAGCCGCCCGCGTGGCGACCTACGTCTACTTCGTCCTGTGCGGCACCCTGATGGGCGCCTGGGTGGTGCACATCCCCGCGATCGAGTCCCGGGTCGGCATCGGCCACGCCGCGCTCGGCGGCCTGCTGGTGCTGCTGGGCCTGGGCGCCTTCGCGGGCATGCGGGCGGCCGGGAGCCTGACCGACCGCCTCGGCGCGCGCACCGTCGTCCCGGCCTCCGGCGCGCTGTGCGCCGCGTCACTGGTGCTGCCCGGCCTGGCCCCGAACCCGTGGACGCTGGCCGGTGCGCTGCTGGTCTTCGGCTTTGCCAACGGCTGCCTGGACGTCAGCATGAACGCCCACGCCGTGCACGTGGAGCAGGCGTACGGGCGCCCCGTGATGTCCGGCTTCCACGCCACCTTCTCGGTCGGCGGGGTGATCGCCGCCGGCGCCGCCGCCGCGGCCGCCGCCACCGGCCTGGGCCCGGCCGCCACCCTCGCCCTGCTCGGCGCGGCCGGCCTCGCCGTCGCCCTGCTGACCGCCCGCAGCCTGCTGCCCGGCACCGCGGCGCCCGCCGACGGCGAGGCCGTGGACGGGAAGCCGACCGGAGCCCCCGCCGCCCCTGCCGACAGCGCCACCCCTGCCGACAGCGCCGTCCCTGCCGACAGCCGCGCCACCACCGACCGCGACGCCCGCCGCCGGATCCGGGTGCTCGCCGTGCTGGCGCTGATGGTGATGCTCAGCGAGGGCGCCGCCAACGACTGGAGCGCCCTGCACCTCAAGGACGTGCTCGGCGCGCCCGCGAGCACCGCCGCGTTCGCCTACGGCACCTACGCGGCCGCGATGACCGTCGGCCGCCTGCTCGCCGACCGGTTCGCGGCCCGCCACGGGGCGACCGCGGTGCTGCGGTACGGGGCGGCGACGGCCGCGCTCGGCATCACCGTCGCCGCGCTGACGCCCTGGGTGTGGGCGGCGTTCCTCGGTTGGGCGCTGTTCGGCCTCGGCCTGTCCGGGTGCGTCCCGCAGCTGTTCAGCGCCGCCGGGCACGCCGACCCCGCCGCCGCGGGCGCCAACGTCTCCCGGGTCGCCGGGCTCGGCTACCTCGGCATGCTGGCCGGCCCCGCCGTCATCGGCTGGCTCACCCACCTGACCGCCCTGAACCACGCCTTCCTGCTGCTCACCCTGCTGTGCGCGACCGCCGCCGCGTCCGCCGGGATCCTGCGCGGCGCCGCCCGGCCCGCCGCCACCACCGACCGGGTCCCCGCCCCGGCGGGCGGCGGCACCCCCTGA
- a CDS encoding DeoR/GlpR family DNA-binding transcription regulator has protein sequence MNNSERHALIAQTVRDAGSATVPELAALTGASEMTVRRDLDALSAQGVLERFRGGARTLLLRGEEPPFALRAREAVDAKRRIAAAISALIADGETVVLDSGTTCLELARLLRERPVTVMPLSLPAIHVLGDTPGPATLIVPGGQPRATEGALTGPLTLASLSALRFDTAVVGCCALSAADGLTAYDLDDATVKKAATAAARRTVAAADGGKLGRTAFARAVPTDRIHTLVTDPTAPAAEITALEAAGVTVTLA, from the coding sequence ATGAACAACTCGGAGCGGCACGCCCTGATCGCCCAGACCGTCCGGGACGCGGGCAGCGCCACCGTCCCGGAGCTCGCCGCCCTCACCGGCGCCTCCGAGATGACCGTCCGCCGCGACCTGGACGCCCTCTCCGCCCAGGGCGTGCTGGAACGCTTCCGCGGCGGCGCCCGCACCCTGCTGCTGCGCGGCGAGGAACCCCCGTTCGCGCTGCGCGCCCGCGAGGCCGTCGACGCCAAACGCCGGATCGCCGCCGCGATCTCCGCGCTGATCGCCGACGGCGAGACCGTCGTCCTCGACAGCGGCACCACCTGCCTGGAACTCGCCCGCCTGCTGCGCGAGCGCCCCGTCACCGTGATGCCGCTCTCGCTGCCCGCCATCCACGTCCTCGGCGACACCCCCGGCCCGGCCACCCTGATCGTCCCCGGCGGACAGCCCCGCGCCACCGAGGGCGCCCTCACCGGCCCGCTCACCCTCGCCTCGCTCTCCGCCCTGCGCTTCGACACCGCCGTCGTCGGCTGCTGCGCGCTCAGCGCCGCCGACGGCCTGACCGCCTACGACCTCGACGACGCCACCGTCAAGAAGGCCGCCACCGCCGCCGCCCGCCGCACCGTCGCCGCCGCCGACGGCGGCAAACTCGGCCGCACCGCCTTCGCCCGCGCCGTCCCCACCGACCGCATCCACACCCTCGTCACCGACCCCACCGCCCCCGCCGCCGAGATCACCGCCCTCGAAGCCGCCGGCGTCACCGTCACCCTCGCCTGA
- a CDS encoding nucleoside deaminase, whose protein sequence is MTAEQARAWLDVAVAEAETGLAEGGIPIGAALFRRDGRLLGRGHNRRVQDGDPSLHAETAAFRAAGRLRGYRDTVMVTTLSPCWYCSGLVRQFGIGHVVIGESTTFTGGHDWLAAHGTGITLLDDPHCVRLMADFTAARPDLWSEDIGE, encoded by the coding sequence GTGACAGCGGAACAGGCCCGGGCATGGCTGGACGTCGCGGTGGCCGAGGCGGAAACCGGACTCGCGGAGGGCGGCATCCCGATCGGGGCCGCCCTGTTCCGGCGCGACGGACGGCTCCTCGGACGCGGGCACAACCGCCGCGTGCAGGACGGCGACCCCTCCCTGCACGCCGAGACCGCCGCGTTCCGCGCCGCCGGCCGGCTGCGCGGCTACCGCGACACGGTGATGGTCACCACCCTCTCCCCCTGCTGGTACTGCTCGGGCCTGGTCCGCCAGTTCGGCATCGGCCACGTGGTGATCGGCGAATCCACCACCTTCACCGGCGGCCACGACTGGCTCGCCGCCCACGGCACCGGCATCACCCTGCTCGACGACCCGCACTGCGTCCGCCTGATGGCCGACTTCACCGCCGCCCGCCCCGACCTCTGGTCCGAGGACATCGGCGAATGA
- a CDS encoding lipase maturation factor family protein, whose translation MAWLAAPEYRLARELFLRLLALVYCCGFLAAARQFPALLGSRGMLPIPRFLARVPFRRAPSLFHWHYSDRLYAAVARTGLLLSAALLAGAADLLPLGAAMALWALLWALYLSIVNTGQTWYAFGWESLLLEAGALAVFLGNDRVAPPLLVLWLLRWLLFRVEFGAGLIKWRGDACWRKLTCLYHHHETQPMPGPLSWFFHHLPRPLHKAEAAANHVVQLAVPFALFLPQPIASDAALLMIATQLWLIASGNFAWLNWLTVALALAVLDTGTLRRVLPIGPDPGYPGQPVWYQVLVAAYALLVLARSWQPARNLVSPRQQMNRSWDRLHLVNSYGAFGSVNRTRYEIVLEGTRDVHGTDGWQEYEFPGKPGELRRLPRQFAPYHLRLDWLMWFAAISPSYARPWFLPLLARLLVNDPDTLRLLRRNPFPDAPPALVRARLYRYRFTDGPELRATGAWWHRDHVRDHQPPVGLAALRRHAPPDPTARPAGRDSTRHPTRHPGEDR comes from the coding sequence ATGGCATGGCTCGCCGCACCCGAGTACCGGCTCGCCCGCGAGCTGTTCCTGCGCCTGCTCGCCCTCGTCTACTGCTGCGGATTCCTCGCCGCCGCCCGCCAGTTCCCCGCCCTGCTCGGCAGCCGCGGCATGCTCCCGATCCCGCGCTTCCTGGCCCGCGTCCCGTTCCGCCGCGCCCCCAGCCTGTTCCACTGGCACTACAGCGACCGCCTGTACGCCGCCGTCGCCCGGACCGGCCTGCTGCTGTCCGCCGCCCTGCTCGCCGGGGCGGCCGACCTGCTGCCGCTCGGCGCCGCGATGGCCCTGTGGGCGCTGCTCTGGGCGCTCTACCTGTCGATCGTCAACACCGGGCAGACCTGGTACGCCTTCGGGTGGGAGTCCCTGCTGCTGGAGGCCGGCGCCCTCGCCGTGTTCCTCGGCAACGATCGGGTCGCCCCGCCGCTGCTCGTGCTGTGGCTGCTGCGCTGGCTGCTGTTCCGGGTCGAGTTCGGCGCCGGACTGATCAAGTGGCGCGGCGACGCCTGCTGGCGCAAGCTCACCTGCCTCTACCACCACCACGAGACCCAGCCCATGCCCGGCCCGCTCAGCTGGTTCTTCCACCACCTGCCCCGCCCGCTGCACAAGGCCGAGGCCGCCGCCAACCACGTCGTCCAACTCGCCGTCCCCTTCGCCCTGTTCCTCCCGCAGCCGATCGCCTCCGACGCCGCCCTGCTGATGATCGCCACCCAGCTGTGGCTGATCGCCTCCGGCAACTTCGCCTGGCTGAACTGGCTCACCGTCGCCCTCGCCCTGGCCGTCCTCGACACCGGCACGCTGCGCCGCGTCCTGCCGATCGGCCCCGACCCCGGCTACCCCGGCCAACCCGTCTGGTACCAGGTGCTGGTGGCCGCCTACGCCCTGCTGGTCCTGGCCCGCTCCTGGCAGCCCGCCCGCAACCTGGTCTCCCCGCGCCAGCAGATGAACCGCTCCTGGGACCGCCTCCACCTGGTCAACAGCTACGGCGCGTTCGGCTCCGTCAACCGGACCCGGTACGAGATCGTCCTCGAAGGCACCCGCGACGTTCACGGCACCGACGGCTGGCAGGAGTACGAATTCCCCGGCAAGCCCGGCGAACTGCGCCGCCTGCCACGGCAGTTCGCGCCCTACCACCTGCGCCTCGACTGGCTGATGTGGTTCGCCGCGATCTCCCCCTCCTACGCCCGCCCCTGGTTCCTCCCGCTGCTCGCCCGCCTGCTCGTCAACGACCCCGACACCCTGCGGCTGCTGCGCCGCAACCCCTTCCCCGACGCCCCGCCCGCCCTGGTCCGGGCCCGCCTGTACCGCTACCGCTTCACCGACGGCCCCGAACTGCGCGCCACCGGCGCCTGGTGGCACCGCGACCACGTCCGCGACCACCAGCCCCCCGTCGGACTCGCCGCCCTGCGCCGCCACGCACCCCCCGACCCCACCGCCCGGCCCGCAGGCCGAGACTCCACCCGGCACCCCACCCGGCACCCCGGAGAGGACCGATGA
- a CDS encoding EamA family transporter — protein MSAPSPQSPADAGPDCPPPSSRSGTAPAAGKASTAGKAPAAGLGAAVWAALGIVYVVWGSTYLAIRVVVETMPPLLSGALRFGAAALLLGAGLAARQGWRALRVTWRQFASAFLVGVLLLVGGNGLVVLAERTVPSGLAALMVASVPLWVVLLRRAFGARTGRTTLAGVLVGLVGLVVLTAPGLTGAVGLSGLLLVVGAAVVWALGSVLAGRLPMPADPFVASVYEMLAGALGALALSFVRGEPGGFDPGAVSAGSWAGLVYLVLFGSIVAFTSYAWLLQRAPLPLVATYAYVNPVVAVFLGWLFLSEALTWPIMVGGAIVVGGVFLVARNER, from the coding sequence ATGTCCGCACCCTCTCCGCAGTCCCCGGCCGACGCCGGCCCCGACTGTCCGCCCCCGTCCTCCCGCTCCGGGACCGCGCCCGCGGCCGGGAAGGCGTCCACGGCCGGGAAGGCGCCCGCGGCCGGGCTCGGGGCGGCGGTGTGGGCGGCGCTCGGCATCGTGTACGTGGTGTGGGGGTCGACCTACCTGGCGATCCGGGTGGTGGTGGAGACCATGCCGCCGCTGCTGTCGGGCGCGCTGCGCTTCGGGGCGGCGGCGCTGCTGCTCGGTGCGGGCCTGGCGGCCCGTCAGGGGTGGCGGGCGCTGCGGGTGACGTGGCGTCAGTTCGCCTCCGCCTTCCTGGTGGGCGTGCTGCTGCTGGTCGGCGGCAACGGCCTGGTGGTGCTGGCCGAGCGGACCGTCCCGTCGGGGCTGGCGGCGCTGATGGTGGCGAGCGTGCCGCTCTGGGTGGTGCTGCTGCGCCGGGCGTTCGGGGCCCGGACCGGCCGGACCACGCTGGCGGGGGTGCTGGTCGGGCTGGTGGGCCTGGTGGTGCTGACCGCGCCGGGGCTGACGGGTGCGGTCGGGCTGTCCGGCCTGCTGCTGGTGGTGGGCGCGGCGGTGGTGTGGGCGCTGGGCTCGGTGCTGGCGGGGCGGCTGCCGATGCCGGCCGATCCGTTCGTGGCGAGCGTGTACGAAATGCTGGCGGGTGCGCTGGGCGCGCTGGCGCTGTCGTTCGTCCGGGGCGAGCCGGGCGGGTTCGATCCGGGGGCGGTGTCCGCGGGGTCGTGGGCGGGGCTGGTGTACCTGGTGCTGTTCGGCTCCATTGTCGCGTTCACGTCTTACGCGTGGCTGTTGCAGCGCGCGCCGCTTCCACTGGTGGCGACCTACGCGTACGTCAATCCGGTGGTGGCGGTTTTCCTCGGCTGGCTCTTCCTCTCCGAGGCGCTGACCTGGCCGATCATGGTCGGCGGGGCGATCGTGGTCGGCGGGGTGTTCCTGGTCGCGCGGAACGAGCGATGA